The DNA sequence TTTGATTGGCCAGAAAATGGAAAGCTATTTATTCCTATTACCAATAAAGTACAATCTTGTAACTTGCTTGTAGATGCGTCTAAAAAATATAAAACCAAAACCGACGAGCAGGGTACCACAATTTCTTTAGCAGGCAAAGCTCCAGATTCAATAAGCTCTGTTATTGTATTAGAATTAAACGGTAAACCTATGGTAAGCGATGCAGACAAAATCAAACAAAATAAAGATGGAATCATTCTATTACCTGCTCAAAAATCCATAATTAATAATGTAATAGGCTCGCATGTAGTTTACAATAAGAATAATGATTGTATTGATCAATGGTCAAATGCGAAAGCAACCGTAGATTGGGATTTCACTGTGGATAAAGCAGGTACATATATTATTTTGCTGGACATAGCATCAGAAGAAGAAAGTGCTATAGAATTAGATGTTGCAGAACAAACAATTAAGACCAAACTACCAGCAACAGAAGGATTCACATTTTATAAAACTATTAATGTTGGGGAAGTTGTTATCCAAAAAGCGGGTGATTATAGCATACATATGAAACCAGATTATAAAGATTGGAAAGCAATCAACTTACAAAAAGTACGGTTGTTGCCTAAATAATTCTGGGTTAAGTTATTTAATTAAGAATTATCAAATTTGTAATACGAATGAAAAGTCCATTAAACTTGGACTTGCAAAATACGATTTGCTAACAAAGAAATGAGATAAAAGTAAGCTGATTTCGCTAATCTGTGAACAAAATTTTATCTGAAGGATTACCGGTTTTTTTATAGGAAAAGCTTGTTTTAATAGCTTATTACACATGGTTATTAGGCAAATTTTATTTCTTAACCAATAGTCATAAATCTCTCTACAAGTCTTATTGTTGATAGACGAGTTTTATCTTGACGAAACCTTTTATTGTGCCCCGTACTGAATAAAGACTACATAATTTTAAACATTATGTACAAAAACCATTATCTCAAATACTAAAAAGTTTTTTCTACTCAAATCAAATTTGTTTGTTAAAAATAAAGATATATTTGGCGTAAAATTATTGGGAATATGTTTTCTACACGTGAAAACACAATAGATGATACCTCAATACTATTTTCAGTAGTAAATAATATAACAAAAACTACAAATAACAATAACCCAATAAACATTAGATAACAACCTGATTATGAATAATATTTTCAATGTATCTGTTCTAACATTTTTTATAATTGTCACTTTACAGTCTTGTGACTCTAACGACGATTTTACCTCTTACGAACAAGTAATAACAACAGATTTAGCAAATAAAGTGATTACTACAGCAAGTTCTATTAATGATTATAACTTCTTTGTAAATAATGCGGCAAATAGCAGCTGTAGTTTTATACAATATACTTGGGGTTATTTTAATAATCCTGAAGGAGATTATTATGAATTTACTTTAGGGCCTATAGAATCATTAGATATGTGGCTTAAAGAGTATGAGGATGCAAAAACAGATGCATTGAAAGCTACAGGCATACAATTTTCTAACGAAGATTTTTTTATAAAACAATTAAATAATCCAAGTGGTTTTGCAGGTATATCTGAAAGGGAATCAATTTTAGAATACTTTGAATATTGTTATTTAACTTGGACTGAGACTTCTGTTTATTCTGTACCTTTTTCTGACATTTCTATAAATTGTGATAGTAATGCAACAATATACTTTTGGTTATTTGATGAGAATGGTAAAGTTGATAGTTTTGAGGGTATTGGTTTAAATTCATTAGATGGATTATTGACAGATTATAATTTAGATAATAATACAAATTATAGTAACGATAATATACGGATTGGTAGTGTAACCTACACTTCCAACAACGAAGAGTTATGGCTTAGAGATCAAGATGATTTGATGAATTACTTTGAAAACTGTATGCTATCAAGAGATACTTCTGAGAGCGACTGTTTAAACTTTGTTTATCCTTTGCAGGTAAATCGTACAAATAAACAAATAGATGACGTAATTACTCTAGAAAATGATGAAGATTTGGTAACTACTTTTAATACAAATGCAGACGAACTAACTTTTATATTCCCTATAAAATTATTAGGTGCGGATGGAACTCATTTAATTGTAGAGTCTAATGATAATCTTGAAAATGCTATAGATAATTCAGTTGATTACTGTTACTAAATCTTTTAAAGAATTGTAAAAAAGTCAGCTCATAACAAAGTACTGTGGTGAAAAGTAGGTAAAGTACCTTAATTTTTTATCAAAGTATATCTATGGTGTATTATCATACATCAATCTTGATTTTGTAATTGCAATATCTTGTTTTATAGCTGATTACATATTGCGCAGCAATTAAGGCTCTTTATCTTTTCTTACTAAGCACCCATAAATCTCTCGACAAGTTTTATTGTTGAAGAACAAATTTTATCTGCCAAACCTTTGATGAGTTAGCACAGGCCAAAAGCGCTTTAAAAAATGTTATTAATTATTCTACTGCAGTTAGATTACATGTATCTTTAGACTATGAAAGACCAATTATGGTGTGTAAATTATCAGCGTAAATTCAATTTTAACCTGTAATCCTATTTTAGGATGAAATATCTTAAAAAATTAAGAGAACTTTAAATGAAATCAAATAAATCAATCGCAATTTTGTTAGGCGTATTATCCGCCTTATTTTTTGCAGTAACTTTTGTATTAAATAGATTAATGTCGGTCGATGGTGGACATTGGATTTGGAGTGCTTCACTACGTTTCTTTTGGATGATTCCTTTTCTTTTGGTTTTAGTTCTTTTTAGAAAAAATTTGAAACCATTGCTGATAGAAATGAAAAAAAAACCTTGGCAATGGATGTTGTGGAGTACAATAGGTTTTGGCATTTTTTACGCACCTCTAACCTTTGCTGCTGCTTATGGGCCCTCTTGGCTTGTAGCAAGTACTTGGCAAATTACAATTGTAGCGGGAATGTTAATATCACCCATTATTAATAAAACAAGTTTTAAAAAAAACATATCATTGCAAGCTCTTCTTTTCTCATTAATCATATTGTTAGGCATATTAATTATGCAAATAAGTCAAGCAAAATCCATTTCAATGAATGAACTCTTACTGGGTACAATCCCCGTTTTAATAGCTGCTTTTGCATACCCATTAGGTAATCGCAAAATGATGCAGGTTACTAACGGAAAACTAAATGCCATTCAAAGAACCTTAGGAATGACCTTAGGAAGTTTGCCTTTTTGGTTATTATTGTCAATTTTTGGAGTTACCATCAATAAATTCCCAAATGAACTACAGGTGTACCAAACACTAATTGTTGCTATATGTTCTGGTGTAATTGCGACAGTTTTGTTTTTTATGGCTACAGATAAAGTTCAAAAAGATGAAAAAGCATTAGCTTCTGTAGAAGCCACACAATCTGCTGAAGTTCTATTTGCTCTTGTGGGAGAAATTATTATATTAAAAATTCACCTACCAGATATTTACTCCATTATAGGAATTGCATTAGTAATTATTGGTATGTTGTTACATAGTTTTAAAAAAGAAAAGAGAACTGTTAGTGGTTTGCAAGATTAAAGGTTAGTTGCTTACGGAAATACTTACAGACTTTCTGTCGGTGCTTTTTTTATTAAATTAGTTGTGGAAACACGTCGCAAATGATACATCTATATGTTATATTTATGAATAAATTTTAAACAGATTATAAGGCTTCTTTTTTCTAAATAAAATTATTTGAGGTAAGCTAAACAGGCATGTGGTGTTTGGTTTATGGGGTTTAGACGTTGTACCTATTTTTGGTATATTTGATGAATGAGTATTTATAATGAACAGAACATATCTGGCTATAGTGATATAGGTTTTAGTGTTCAATCCAAAGTTTAGTGTGTTTTTAAAATATCCATCAAATTTTTTGATTTAGCTTTAAAACAAAAATAAAACACATAAAAAGTTTTGGTTACTTGCTTAGTAGTGAATTAAATACTTTTATATTTCCTACTATAATCATAGTCTAGGCTCTTAGCCATAAGAAAAATAAACAATGCGAATAGTTTTTACAATATTGATTGCAATACATGGTATTATCCATTTATTTGGATTTCTTAAGGCGTTTGGTATATCTGAGTTTAAAGCAATCTCACACCCAATTTCCAAGTCATTCGGAATAGTATGGTTATTGACCTTTGTTTTATATGCAATTACCACAGTTCTATTAATTGCTCAATCTAATTATTGGTGGATGATTGGAATTATTGGAGTAGTCCTTTCACAGTTATTAATTATAAACTATTGGACTGATGCGAAATTTGGTACTTTAGCAAACCTAATTATTTTAACAGCGATAATTATTGCTTATTCAAATTTCAGCTTTAAGAAAAAGATTAAAGGAGAAAGCATAGCACTATTTCAGAATGCACAACTCAAAAACAAACATATTGTTACGGAAACATCATTACTTGACTTACCACCAATTGTGCAGAAATGGTTGGTTAACAGTGGCATTATGGGTAAAACATTAATATCTAACGTTTATTTAACTCAAGAAATTTTATTAAAATTAAAACCAGAACAAAAAACTTGGAATAAAGGCAAGGCAGAACAATACTTTACAATTCAACCACCAGCGTTCAATTGGAATATTAATACTGAAATGAATTCAATATTGAGCGTTGTTGGTAGAGACAAATTTGAAGAGGGTAAAGGCGAGATGATGATAAAACTTCTA is a window from the Pseudalgibacter alginicilyticus genome containing:
- a CDS encoding DUF6920 family protein — protein: MRIVFTILIAIHGIIHLFGFLKAFGISEFKAISHPISKSFGIVWLLTFVLYAITTVLLIAQSNYWWMIGIIGVVLSQLLIINYWTDAKFGTLANLIILTAIIIAYSNFSFKKKIKGESIALFQNAQLKNKHIVTETSLLDLPPIVQKWLVNSGIMGKTLISNVYLTQEILLKLKPEQKTWNKGKAEQYFTIQPPAFNWNINTEMNSILSVVGRDKFEEGKGEMMIKLLSLIPVADTKNDKKINQATLQRYLAEIVWFPSATLSKYIKWESIDAYSARAIMEYKGTKGSGVFHFDEHGNFEKFVAMRYQNSNDTEPTEWTVTATKTGERNGIKIPVQCEATWGKESGQWTWLKLKITAIQYNLKDMPLTCPMN
- a CDS encoding DMT family transporter; protein product: MKSNKSIAILLGVLSALFFAVTFVLNRLMSVDGGHWIWSASLRFFWMIPFLLVLVLFRKNLKPLLIEMKKKPWQWMLWSTIGFGIFYAPLTFAAAYGPSWLVASTWQITIVAGMLISPIINKTSFKKNISLQALLFSLIILLGILIMQISQAKSISMNELLLGTIPVLIAAFAYPLGNRKMMQVTNGKLNAIQRTLGMTLGSLPFWLLLSIFGVTINKFPNELQVYQTLIVAICSGVIATVLFFMATDKVQKDEKALASVEATQSAEVLFALVGEIIILKIHLPDIYSIIGIALVIIGMLLHSFKKEKRTVSGLQD